The sequence TTGGGGCGCAGTCGTTGGGCGTGCAGGCTTGATTCTAATTGACCGAAAAGATCGTCATAAAGCCATTTTAAACATCCAAGAGGGAATGAAATCACTTCCTGAAGGGTATTCAGTAGTCGTGTTTCCAGAGGGAACCCGTTCGGTAGACGGCGAAATGAAGCGATTCAAGATGGGCGCAGTGCATATGGCGATTGCAAGCGGCTTACCGGTGGTACCCATTGGGATGGACGGGGCCAAGGCTATTAACCCTGGTCAGAGTTTGATTCCTAGGCCAGGTGTAGTTGAGGTGACCGTAGGCAAGCCGATAATCACCACCGATTGGAAGATAGAAAATGCTCGGGAACATCTGGACCTGATGTGGCATGCTGTGAATGAATTGCATTTGACTTCGCGGCGCCGTTACGAAGCAAAGCGTGGTGGCATCCGCAAAGGGGCTTGGTGTTCAAGTCCATGCGGTGACATCCCTGATACCTTGGAGTAGAGTGACCTCGTGTTCATTCCATTATTAATAGCAGCGTCTTTAGCCTTTCCACCTGCCATGCCTCTCGACGAGGTGAAGCCAGGCCAGAAGGGACAGTGTTTAACAGTTTTCGAAGGTACCCAGGTTGAGCCCTTTGACTTTGTGGTCAAAGGCGTGATGCGCGATTACCTCGGACCGGGTCGTCATCTCACCATGGTCAAGCTCATCGGCGAGAAGCCTGAGTTTACGGGCGTGGTCGCAGGGATGAGCGGAAGCCCATGTTCGATTGATGGTAAGCTCCTCGGCGCTTTAGGTTATGCCTTCGCAGCATTTGCGAAAGAGCCCATCGCCGGGATTACCCCGATCAACGATATGCTGGATGTGATGAAGCTGCCGGGCGAAAAGCGTCCATGGAAAATTGCAGCCGAAGGTAACTGGGATACTTTCACCAAAGGAATGGCGGCGGTTGCTCCATCGGTAAACGATGGTATGGCGCCGATTTCAGCGCCGATGTCGATTGCAGGCATGCCGCCTTATCTCCGTAATCACTATTCGCCATGGTTTCGCTCCATGGGCTTTGAGCCCGCGGGCGGCGGCGCAGGTGGTGGTCAGACTCAGCAAGCTCCAGGTCTTGAACCAGGTGGTAC comes from Deltaproteobacteria bacterium and encodes:
- a CDS encoding 1-acyl-sn-glycerol-3-phosphate acyltransferase codes for the protein MVPELIRLLAYLVAAFYTGILCILLGLAILTAQMQWAWSFIPHWWARGVLFIFRVKVSRCGPDSRTLGPAIFVMNHQSFIDMCLVPHIMPNKTRYIAKKELAKVPLWGAVVGRAGLILIDRKDRHKAILNIQEGMKSLPEGYSVVVFPEGTRSVDGEMKRFKMGAVHMAIASGLPVVPIGMDGAKAINPGQSLIPRPGVVEVTVGKPIITTDWKIENAREHLDLMWHAVNELHLTSRRRYEAKRGGIRKGAWCSSPCGDIPDTLE